The DNA region gtttaaaaaGATGGAGTAGTTTAACTGGCTTGTACGCACCACGACTGTTCCATTGGTGCCTGCTACCTCCCGTCAGCACTAGTAATGCTTAACTTTGCCAACTAAAGTTTAGGCAGAATGGAAAAAGTCACTTGGCTATTTTTGACTCTTTGCTGGAATTTGAACCTTGGTCGATGATTTATTctcacttcattgaccactaggccacacatTTGGGTGCATTAATTTCTAAGTTCTATTGGTTCATGATGTTTACTATATGATCATTACCTATATGTTGATAAGATTACCAAAGATCTGTACTCTGAGGGAGTCAGTTTCCTAAATTGAGTTACAGAAGGCAAATGACTCTTGGAAAGAGTCGAACAGTTAAAGCTTTTTCCAGATGCAAATTTTATCTTCATGGATTGGCAAATGCGACTAGCTCCTTGCTTAATGAATGAGGCCATCTGTTTATTCATTAAGGTGTATAGCTTTTAGATGGCAGAATGTAAAAAGGAAGATCCATATTGCATCTTACTGTAGATTGGTAAAACTGAGTCTATATAAACTGAATGACAGTCATATTTCTCGTTATTTCAGCTGTTGTTAGCTTGAAAATTACTGAATTTTGATGGTGACTGTGGTTTATTTCACAGATTTGTTTGATGGTTGATCTGAGAGAAGGAGATGGACTCAGTGGAGTAGTGCGGATTCAGAGATGCTTTCGCGGTTATCAAGCTCGCCGGTACTATCATGAGCTTAAAACTGGAGCAGTAGCTCTACAATCATGTAATTCACAATAtccaatttttttctcaaaacttCATATGCTATAATACTGATTCCAACCGTCAGTAAGAAGAAGCAATCATAttaaacattacttaaaaacaTAAGCCTCAAGGGCAATGTGCTTTTGCATGTATCACATTTTCCTTTGTAATTTTGATAATTGTAGCTCAACCATAATCATTCATTCTTGCAGTTCTGCgtggtgaaattgaaagaaagtattATCAGGCTCTCACGAGGAGGTTGGCAGCAATTATCGTTATACAGAAACACGTAAAGGAGCATCTTCATAAAAGAACAGAACGAAAACAAACTGCAGCCATACGTTTGCAATCTGGTAAGATTTGTAGAATGCTTAATCCGAAGATTTGAATACATAATTCTTGAAGATAGTACTAAGCTTTTCTCTATGCAGTTATTCGAGGTTGGTTGACTCGAAAGCAGTTCAATCTCTCGGGTAAAGGAAAACCAGCTTGTGGTCAGaacattatagaaaaaaatgagCTTGACAAGGAACAAGAAACCAAGGTTTGTTTTGTTGCTTTTGTAATAGGTTTCTGAGTGCTGTGAAAAATTGATAAGAGCATATTTTAACCACTGGTTGCTTGAACTCCCTTCAGGTACCGCGTTCAGTTCTACTTAATCTTCAGAGGCATATTCTGAGGACAGAGGCAGCtctggagagaaagaaagaggaaaatgcAGCTTTGAGGCTACATATTCAGCATTATGAGAAAAAGTGGAATCAGTATGAGTCAAAAATGAAAGCTATGGAGAAAATGTGGCAAGATCAGTTAACGTCAATACAAGTGAGCATTCCATATCTTCATTTAAAAGCAAATGTTGTTCATTTTTTGGCATCTGAATTTCTTTTGAACTATGAGATTTTGTATGGAGACGATCACTTCACGATTTGCCACAGATTACTTTATTTGTTCCATAAAAGCCCACTATGGTTACATATTCATCTACTTGCTTATTGAACATCAAGGAGGTACCTGATTTGCGTATATTCATCCATCTTGTAC from Lycium ferocissimum isolate CSIRO_LF1 chromosome 2, AGI_CSIRO_Lferr_CH_V1, whole genome shotgun sequence includes:
- the LOC132048222 gene encoding uncharacterized protein LOC132048222, which produces MSSVMVTTYQMGSLSTLELMLEELQQEEENTNDLPPPLPVRPVTKARLPKGRRKLTPFGKEKKNLEDIRVQEDAFVDQWSSAERDSAAMPDKICLMVDLREGDGLSGVVRIQRCFRGYQARRYYHELKTGAVALQSFLRGEIERKYYQALTRRLAAIIVIQKHVKEHLHKRTERKQTAAIRLQSVIRGWLTRKQFNLSGKGKPACGQNIIEKNELDKEQETKVCFVAFVIGF